A single window of Flavobacterium sp. 140616W15 DNA harbors:
- a CDS encoding DUF2235 domain-containing protein: protein MAVYVDGIGTEAEKGDSPLGAGFGTGFITSGTGILGKVQEGCEKLAEKVAEKVAEKVAEKSKNNKVKILNLDVFGFSRGAAAARVFLDEIEKRSDLSAVKFKNKRGYFGYYLAKDNITIDVVRVRFLGLFDTVSSYSPGISVNPDFDNDATEIELNNLSRAKTVMHFTAADEHRANFSLTKTRVGKEREFPGVHSDVGGSYNDGAELVKVIEKNFKDELKEFSKKLIAESWYLENQLEVSFFGPKHELKGTRELSKNYSYIPLHFMAESAIATQKVPFKIDKIEIDKYSITNDALLMRVKKRLREYVLGDGEPYTFKWFGAIHEKYKGVKAGDKQFVAYQQELQEQKDLRKLRNEYLHWSADNGSLGMKPAKDRIRENL from the coding sequence TTGGCTGTATATGTTGATGGTATTGGCACGGAGGCTGAAAAAGGAGACTCCCCATTAGGGGCCGGTTTTGGAACAGGTTTTATTACCAGTGGCACAGGCATATTAGGAAAAGTACAAGAAGGCTGTGAAAAGTTAGCTGAGAAAGTAGCTGAAAAAGTAGCTGAAAAAGTAGCTGAAAAAAGTAAAAATAACAAAGTAAAAATACTTAATTTAGATGTTTTTGGTTTCAGTCGAGGTGCAGCAGCAGCCCGAGTTTTTTTGGATGAAATTGAGAAAAGATCAGATCTATCGGCTGTTAAATTTAAAAATAAAAGAGGTTATTTTGGGTATTATTTAGCCAAAGACAATATCACGATAGATGTGGTAAGAGTTCGTTTTCTAGGTCTTTTTGATACTGTGTCTTCTTACTCGCCAGGAATAAGTGTTAATCCAGATTTTGATAATGATGCAACCGAAATAGAACTAAACAATCTATCTCGGGCAAAAACAGTCATGCACTTTACCGCTGCTGATGAACATAGAGCCAATTTTTCGCTTACCAAAACAAGAGTTGGAAAAGAAAGAGAATTTCCTGGTGTGCATTCTGATGTTGGCGGAAGTTACAATGATGGTGCTGAACTAGTAAAGGTTATTGAGAAAAATTTTAAGGACGAACTAAAAGAATTTTCAAAGAAACTAATAGCAGAGTCTTGGTATTTAGAAAACCAATTAGAGGTTTCTTTTTTTGGACCAAAGCATGAACTTAAAGGCACACGAGAGTTAAGCAAAAACTACAGTTACATCCCATTGCATTTTATGGCAGAATCAGCCATAGCAACACAAAAAGTTCCGTTTAAAATAGATAAAATAGAAATTGATAAATATAGCATTACTAACGATGCCTTGCTTATGCGGGTGAAAAAGCGTTTGCGAGAGTATGTTTTAGGTGATGGTGAGCCTTACACATTTAAATGGTTTGGAGCAATTCATGAAAAGTATAAAGGGGTAAAAGCTGGTGATAAACAGTTTGTAGCTTACCAGCAAGAGTTACAAGAGCAAAAAGATTTGCGAAAACTACGTAATGAATACTTACATTGGTCTGCAGACAATGGATCTCTCGGTATGAAACCAGCAAAAGATAGGATACGTGAAAATTTATAA
- a CDS encoding helix-turn-helix domain-containing protein → MSTVTKPKHIGRNISRIRELRGMKQEALAIAIGISQQSISNIEGSEIVDDEKLQKIAEVLGVSAEAIKNFSDEAVLNIIGNTLHDGSFINGNAYNCTFNPLDKVVELYERLVLAEKEKVEYLEKLLKGK, encoded by the coding sequence ATGAGCACAGTAACAAAACCAAAACATATTGGAAGAAATATAAGCCGAATCAGAGAGCTTAGAGGAATGAAACAAGAAGCACTTGCAATAGCAATTGGCATAAGCCAGCAATCTATTTCTAATATTGAAGGAAGCGAAATTGTTGATGACGAAAAACTTCAAAAAATCGCTGAAGTATTAGGAGTTTCAGCTGAAGCAATTAAAAACTTTTCAGATGAAGCAGTTTTAAACATTATAGGAAATACATTGCATGATGGCAGTTTTATTAATGGAAATGCATACAACTGCACATTCAATCCTCTTGACAAAGTTGTAGAACTTTATGAGCGTTTGGTTTTGGCTGAAAAAGAGAAAGTGGAGTATTTAGAAAAGTTGTTGAAAGGAAAATAA
- the dinD gene encoding DNA damage-inducible protein D, which yields MKSQEIIDLFRQFEEVTSNIEGVECWSARELQKLLGYSKWENFDKVIKKAKDACANAGEDVNNHFPDVGKVIEAGKGAQHSIDDIALTRYACYLIAQNGDSRKEQIAFAQNYFAVQTRRAEVIEQRLLEFERVKAREKLTQTEKQLSGILFERGVDNKGFGIIRSKGDQALFRLSTLQLKKKMGIPDNRPVADFLPTISIKAKDLAAEMTGLNVQSKDLKGQNKIESEHIENNKAVRNMLTQRGIVPENLPKDEDVKKIQRKLDSDDKKVLKDAKKKNK from the coding sequence ATGAAAAGTCAGGAAATTATAGATCTTTTTCGACAATTTGAAGAAGTTACATCAAACATAGAAGGAGTTGAATGTTGGAGTGCAAGAGAATTGCAAAAATTATTAGGGTATAGTAAATGGGAAAATTTTGATAAGGTTATTAAAAAAGCAAAAGACGCTTGTGCAAATGCAGGAGAAGATGTCAATAATCACTTTCCTGATGTCGGGAAGGTGATAGAAGCAGGAAAAGGTGCTCAGCATTCTATTGATGATATTGCGCTAACTCGTTATGCTTGTTATTTAATTGCTCAGAATGGAGACAGTCGTAAAGAACAAATTGCTTTTGCTCAAAATTATTTTGCTGTTCAAACAAGAAGGGCAGAAGTAATTGAGCAACGTTTATTGGAATTTGAAAGAGTAAAAGCAAGAGAAAAACTTACTCAAACTGAAAAACAGCTTTCTGGAATATTATTTGAGCGCGGTGTTGATAATAAAGGTTTTGGAATAATACGTTCTAAAGGAGATCAGGCATTGTTTCGTTTATCAACATTGCAACTTAAGAAGAAAATGGGAATTCCGGATAATAGACCAGTTGCTGATTTTTTGCCTACAATAAGTATCAAAGCTAAGGATTTGGCAGCAGAAATGACTGGTTTAAATGTACAGAGTAAAGATTTAAAAGGCCAAAACAAGATCGAAAGTGAACATATTGAAAATAATAAAGCAGTAAGAAACATGCTTACACAAAGAGGGATTGTGCCTGAGAATCTTCCTAAGGATGAGGATGTTAAAAAAATACAACGGAAGTTAGATAGTGATGATAAAAAAGTACTAAAAGATGCTAAAAAGAAAAACAAATAA
- a CDS encoding DUF2931 family protein has translation MIKKTMLLLLLAITINSCMEKKYEWSASISAPREYPIEVYTGAAGGYFFSQMGGFSNSGWGGWGSVDFIKAPLPDRLDMTWLSYVDDKFYTGEWKLPTEKIQQLFDEGFYAKRGEEAVTVPYKYIKIGFAPKGMVVVWVAGNGRQVEVARFQAHETIIDPKLISKDEKYMFKEDYAKRALTYDGTISKDIREQIKQYGYPPPEVYEEYREKYNWKPRVILPEGSKITSMYIKMCNGEIENPYDRPIELKNRAIPFSFEIFWSVGSGKQEQEFVSRIAFTHDKEYWAKYLEGGEDEIPVDFDKNQIRKLFKEDLDKNKAVELVIKIDPTKGDDDKWVTNFYVEQFEKTYNLNQICQDSGKYE, from the coding sequence ATGATAAAAAAAACAATGCTTTTATTGCTTTTAGCAATAACAATAAATTCATGTATGGAAAAAAAGTATGAGTGGTCAGCAAGTATCTCTGCACCAAGAGAATATCCTATAGAAGTGTACACAGGGGCAGCAGGAGGTTACTTTTTTAGCCAAATGGGAGGATTTAGTAATTCTGGCTGGGGTGGCTGGGGTAGTGTAGATTTTATAAAAGCGCCCTTGCCAGATAGACTTGATATGACATGGTTGTCGTATGTCGATGATAAATTTTATACAGGCGAATGGAAACTCCCTACAGAAAAAATACAACAGCTATTTGATGAGGGTTTTTATGCTAAAAGAGGAGAAGAAGCAGTAACAGTGCCTTATAAATATATAAAAATTGGCTTTGCTCCAAAAGGAATGGTAGTAGTTTGGGTTGCCGGAAATGGAAGGCAAGTAGAAGTAGCTCGATTTCAGGCTCATGAAACCATTATAGACCCGAAACTTATTAGCAAAGACGAGAAGTATATGTTTAAAGAGGACTATGCGAAAAGGGCTCTAACTTACGATGGTACTATATCTAAAGACATTCGAGAACAGATTAAGCAATACGGTTACCCACCACCAGAGGTTTATGAGGAATATCGTGAAAAATACAACTGGAAACCCAGAGTAATTTTACCTGAAGGCAGTAAAATAACTTCAATGTATATTAAAATGTGTAACGGAGAAATTGAAAATCCGTATGATAGACCAATAGAGCTAAAAAATAGAGCAATTCCTTTTTCTTTTGAAATATTCTGGTCTGTAGGCAGTGGCAAACAAGAACAAGAGTTTGTTTCTAGAATAGCTTTTACCCACGATAAAGAATATTGGGCAAAGTATCTTGAAGGTGGAGAGGATGAAATTCCAGTAGATTTTGATAAAAATCAAATTAGAAAATTGTTTAAAGAAGATCTTGATAAAAATAAGGCTGTAGAATTGGTTATAAAAATTGATCCAACAAAAGGAGATGATGATAAATGGGTAACTAATTTTTATGTAGAGCAATTTGAGAAAACATATAATTTAAACCAAATCTGTCAAGATTCGGGTAAATACGAATAG
- a CDS encoding DUF2931 family protein: MIKKTMLLLLLAITINSCMEKKYEWSANIAAPREYPVEVYTGAVGGYFFSQMGGFRNSGWGGSGSINFIKAPLPDKLDMTWLSYVDDKFYTGEWKLPTEKIQQLFDEGFYAKRGEEGVTEPYEYIKIGLAPKGMVVVWVAGITKQVEVARFQAHETIIDPKLISKDEKYMFRNGYSQHRLENNFVISKDIREQIKQYGYPPPEAYEEYREKYNWKPKVILPEGSKITSMYIKMCNGEMEDPYDRPIDQKNRAIPFSFQIFWSIGSGKQEQRFVSRIAFTHDKEYWAKYLEGGKNEIPVDFDKNQIRKLFKEDLDKNKAVELVIKIDPNVEIKSERVTDLYLEQDGKRYEIKEKVTRTGKYE, from the coding sequence ATGATAAAAAAAACAATGCTTTTATTGCTTTTAGCAATAACAATAAATTCATGTATGGAAAAAAAGTATGAGTGGTCAGCAAATATTGCTGCACCAAGAGAATATCCTGTAGAAGTGTACACAGGAGCAGTTGGAGGTTATTTTTTTAGCCAAATGGGAGGATTTCGTAACTCTGGTTGGGGTGGCTCAGGTAGTATAAATTTTATTAAAGCGCCCTTACCTGATAAGCTTGATATGACATGGTTGTCGTATGTTGATGATAAATTTTATACAGGCGAATGGAAACTCCCTACAGAAAAAATACAACAGCTATTTGATGAGGGTTTTTATGCTAAAAGAGGAGAAGAAGGAGTAACAGAGCCTTATGAATATATAAAAATTGGCTTAGCTCCAAAAGGAATGGTAGTAGTTTGGGTTGCCGGAATTACAAAACAAGTTGAAGTAGCTCGATTTCAGGCTCATGAAACCATTATAGACCCGAAACTTATTAGCAAGGATGAGAAGTATATGTTTAGAAATGGTTATAGTCAACATAGATTGGAAAACAATTTTGTAATATCTAAAGACATTCGAGAACAAATCAAGCAATACGGTTACCCACCACCAGAGGCTTATGAGGAGTATCGTGAAAAATACAACTGGAAACCAAAAGTGATCTTACCCGAAGGTAGCAAAATAACCTCAATGTATATTAAAATGTGTAACGGAGAAATGGAAGATCCGTATGATAGACCAATAGACCAAAAAAACAGGGCAATTCCTTTTTCTTTTCAAATTTTCTGGTCAATAGGAAGCGGAAAGCAAGAACAGCGATTTGTATCAAGAATAGCTTTTACACACGATAAAGAATATTGGGCAAAATATCTTGAAGGTGGAAAGAATGAAATTCCAGTAGATTTTGATAAAAATCAAATTAGAAAATTGTTTAAAGAAGATCTTGATAAGAATAAGGCTGTCGAGTTGGTTATAAAAATTGATCCGAATGTTGAGATAAAATCAGAGCGAGTTACTGATTTATATTTAGAACAAGATGGAAAACGATATGAGATAAAAGAAAAGGTAACAAGAACAGGTAAATACGAATAA
- a CDS encoding AraC family transcriptional regulator, translated as MYELEKEKYLGNTKKIFNNTQGIAVIETEYQSKVFEGWHSHDNAHITLFLKGGTSERRKNSSKAVTSGSLLFYHSDELHLNQNTLFPSKNINIEIEENLIKELQLSEAIIEKSVQNTTLTKFLILKIFKESLISDTFSADTINMLFVQLANSHSHLEKFEKSPFWVKSLNELLNDCWNENPNLQDLAQVLNLNPITISKHFSRYFGCTLGEYMRRIKINRSLTLIESNQSNLTEIGFQCGFADQSHFTRTFKSQTGFLPKQFQKL; from the coding sequence ATGTACGAACTCGAAAAAGAGAAATACTTAGGCAATACCAAAAAAATCTTTAACAATACACAAGGGATTGCAGTTATAGAAACGGAATATCAGAGTAAGGTCTTTGAAGGCTGGCATTCTCATGATAATGCCCACATAACTCTTTTCCTAAAAGGTGGTACATCCGAAAGAAGAAAAAACTCAAGTAAAGCTGTTACTTCAGGCTCGTTATTATTTTATCATAGCGATGAATTACACCTAAATCAGAATACACTTTTCCCTTCTAAAAACATCAATATTGAGATCGAAGAAAATCTAATTAAGGAACTACAGCTTAGCGAAGCTATAATCGAAAAATCAGTACAAAATACTACGCTTACCAAATTTTTGATTCTTAAGATTTTTAAAGAATCTTTGATTTCGGATACATTTTCTGCCGACACAATTAATATGCTATTTGTACAATTAGCCAACTCACATTCTCATTTAGAAAAATTTGAAAAAAGTCCGTTTTGGGTCAAAAGCCTTAATGAATTATTAAACGACTGCTGGAACGAAAACCCTAACCTACAAGATTTAGCACAGGTTTTGAACTTAAACCCCATTACAATTTCTAAACATTTTTCCAGGTATTTTGGTTGCACTTTGGGAGAATATATGCGACGAATCAAAATAAATCGTTCCCTTACACTTATAGAATCCAACCAAAGCAATCTCACCGAAATTGGTTTTCAATGTGGTTTTGCTGATCAGAGTCATTTTACAAGAACCTTTAAAAGTCAAACTGGTTTTTTACCCAAACAATTTCAAAAATTATAA
- a CDS encoding DUF2931 family protein encodes MTKKTMLLLLLAITINSCMEKKYEWSANIAAPREYPVEVYTGAVGGYFFSQMGGFRNSGWGGSGSINFIKAPLPDKLDMTWLSYVDDKFYTGEWKLPTEKIQQLFDEGFYAKRGQEAETEPYKYIKIGFAPKGMVVVWVAGITKQVEIARFQAHETIINPKLISKDEKYMFRNGYSQHRLENNFVISKDIREQIKQYGYPPPEAYEEYREKYNWKPKVILPEGSKITSMYIKMCNGEMEDPYDRPIDQKNRAIPFSFQIFWSVGSGKQKQEFVSRIAFTHDKEYWAKYLEGGENEIPVDFDKNQIRKLFKEDLDKNRATELVIKIDPTKGDDDKWVTNFYIEQFEKKYNLNQICQDSGKYE; translated from the coding sequence ATGACAAAAAAAACAATGCTTTTATTGCTTTTAGCAATAACAATAAATTCATGTATGGAAAAAAAGTATGAGTGGTCAGCAAATATTGCTGCACCAAGAGAATATCCTGTAGAAGTGTACACAGGAGCAGTTGGAGGTTATTTTTTTAGCCAAATGGGAGGATTTCGTAACTCTGGTTGGGGCGGCTCAGGTAGTATAAATTTTATTAAAGCGCCCTTACCTGATAAGCTTGATATGACATGGTTGTCGTATGTTGATGATAAATTTTATACAGGCGAATGGAAACTCCCTACAGAAAAAATACAACAGCTATTTGATGAGGGTTTTTATGCTAAAAGAGGACAAGAAGCAGAAACAGAGCCTTATAAATATATAAAAATTGGATTTGCTCCAAAAGGAATGGTAGTAGTTTGGGTTGCCGGAATTACAAAACAAGTTGAAATAGCTCGTTTTCAAGCTCATGAAACAATTATTAACCCCAAACTTATTAGCAAAGATGAGAAGTATATGTTTAGAAATGGTTATAGTCAACATAGATTGGAAAACAATTTTGTAATATCTAAAGACATTCGAGAACAAATCAAGCAATACGGTTACCCACCACCAGAGGCTTATGAGGAGTATCGTGAAAAATACAACTGGAAACCAAAAGTGATCTTACCCGAAGGCAGTAAAATAACTTCTATGTATATTAAAATGTGTAATGGAGAAATGGAAGATCCGTATGATAGACCAATAGACCAAAAAAACAGGGCAATCCCTTTTTCTTTTCAAATATTCTGGTCTGTAGGCAGTGGTAAACAAAAACAAGAGTTTGTTTCTAGAATAGCTTTTACACACGATAAAGAATATTGGGCAAAATATCTTGAAGGTGGAGAAAATGAAATTCCTGTGGATTTTGATAAAAATCAAATTAGAAAGTTGTTTAAAGAAGATCTTGATAAAAATAGGGCTACAGAATTGGTTATAAAAATTGATCCAACAAAAGGAGATGATGATAAATGGGTAACTAATTTTTACATAGAGCAATTTGAGAAAAAATATAATTTAAACCAAATCTGTCAAGATTCGGGTAAATACGAATAG
- a CDS encoding aminopeptidase C yields the protein MYKFSMKSVFAASAFMVGVSGCFAQDVLVNSLKLNASEKSKENFKFTEVINLGTTSVKAQGSSGTCWSYSTNSFLESEMIRLGKQPVELSQIFSARNVYVDKGVNYVRMHGAITLGDGGALHDVINMYKKYGTVPREVYTGLNYGTDKNKFAEMGALIEGVLTAVVKNPNGELTPNWQKAYAAVIDSYLGKVPENFTYKGKNYTPQSFAKEVVGINPDEYVELSSFTTSPYYQKTTMMVPDNWSLDQVYNVKVNDMTDVIDNALKKGYTVAWATDVSEKSFSWKNGVAYVANKKFDDMTADEKADMFNGPKAEPEITAEMRQTAFDNYTTTDDHGMHIIGLAKDQTGKEYYIVKNSWGETNDYKGFLFVTKNFVKYKTTALLVNKGGIPAEIAKKLGV from the coding sequence ATGTACAAATTTTCAATGAAATCGGTATTCGCCGCATCTGCCTTTATGGTAGGAGTGAGTGGCTGTTTTGCGCAAGACGTATTAGTAAATTCACTTAAATTAAACGCTAGCGAAAAAAGTAAAGAGAACTTCAAATTTACCGAAGTAATTAACTTAGGGACAACATCGGTAAAAGCGCAAGGATCATCTGGAACATGCTGGAGTTATTCTACAAACTCATTCCTTGAGTCTGAAATGATTCGTTTAGGAAAACAACCTGTAGAATTGTCTCAGATTTTTTCTGCAAGAAATGTTTATGTAGACAAAGGGGTAAATTATGTACGTATGCACGGAGCAATTACTTTAGGTGATGGTGGAGCTTTGCATGATGTTATTAATATGTACAAAAAATACGGAACTGTGCCTAGAGAAGTTTATACAGGACTAAACTATGGAACAGACAAAAATAAATTTGCAGAAATGGGAGCTCTTATCGAAGGAGTTTTAACAGCTGTAGTTAAAAATCCAAACGGAGAATTAACACCAAACTGGCAAAAAGCATATGCTGCTGTTATTGATTCTTACTTAGGAAAAGTGCCGGAAAACTTTACTTACAAAGGAAAAAACTATACACCACAATCATTTGCTAAAGAGGTTGTAGGAATTAATCCTGACGAATATGTAGAGTTGTCTTCATTTACTACTTCTCCATATTATCAAAAAACAACTATGATGGTTCCAGACAACTGGTCATTAGATCAAGTATATAATGTAAAAGTAAATGATATGACAGATGTTATTGATAATGCTTTGAAAAAAGGATATACAGTTGCTTGGGCTACAGATGTAAGTGAAAAAAGCTTTAGCTGGAAAAACGGAGTTGCATATGTAGCGAATAAAAAGTTCGATGATATGACAGCCGATGAAAAAGCAGACATGTTTAATGGACCAAAAGCAGAGCCAGAAATTACTGCCGAAATGCGTCAGACTGCTTTTGATAATTATACAACAACCGATGATCACGGAATGCATATTATTGGTTTAGCCAAAGATCAAACAGGTAAAGAATACTATATCGTTAAAAATTCTTGGGGAGAAACAAATGACTATAAAGGCTTCTTGTTTGTGACCAAAAACTTCGTGAAGTATAAAACTACTGCTCTATTGGTAAATAAAGGCGGAATACCTGCTGAAATCGCTAAAAAACTAGGGGTTTAA